TCAAAGCGAAGCATGTACATCTCCAAATGATCAGTCGAATCAGGGACGATGCCAAACGTAAGCATAGGAGGACATACGTAAATCGCGTCCTGCCGCAATTGGTACTCCTCGTTTTCCAGTCGCAGGCGCCCTCGTCCCCCGGTTACTACCAGCAAAATATACGTATGAGTGAATTGTTGGCGTAGTCGGTCATGTCCTTGTGCTTTGAGCCATGTAATGTCACGCAGCTTAAAAATGGCTTCTGCCATGGTCTTCTCTGTGAATTGTTGAACCAAGGCTTGTGTTTCGTTCATGTTCTCACCTCTGCCCGATCCTCTATGTAAATATTGATAATCATTCTCAATATCATCAATAGAGAAAGTATATCAAAAGTGACGCTTGCTTCCTATCAGGAATATGTAATCGACGAGCAAACAATCATCAAAGCGCTGTGCAGACCTCTGGAAATGCAAAAAGCGAAACCGCGTCCAAATTGGTCCAATCTGGAAGTATCTCAGAGGTGGACGCCTAAAGACGTGTTTCGCTTTTTGCATGAAAGAAAAAACCTATTGTTCTTGTTCTACCGCGGAAGTCTCGAACAAATAGAAAATGTAATCGGAGGAAGCTCCCGCGTGACCCATTTGTCTGAGCATGGCGGAGATATTGCCTCGGTGATAGGTTCCGTGGTTGGCGACGTGCTGGACGATGTCGGCATAACGAGCATGAACCGTGCCCAATACAGGATGCGTATAAGGCGAGGTGTCTTCCATCGAGATTTGCCCGAAGAAGTCTCTGAACTGCTGGGCTGATTCGGCAAACCGTTTTCGCAGCTCGTGTACGTTCTTCCCTTTTAATTCTTGCAAGAGAACCCCTACTTTTAGTCCTACCTCTTCGTAGCTCTCCCCCTTCATGGCCAACAACCAAACATAATCGGTCTTGAGAATGTGGGCCAACGTCTGGGTGATGGTCGGAAGCACACTCGGAACCTCCTGCTCACTAACTCCCTCTGGTACCTCCTGCAACCGCTCGAATACCTTTTCGTTTGCCCATACATGATATTCGTACAAGCGCAATGCTTCATGCTTCATAATCCATCTGCCTCCATTTACTTTTTCCATCTCTTCTTTGCTTTCAATATAAATCAACTCTACTGACAAAAATGGTCAGTGGATTCAAGTCGATTGATAAAAATGAAATAAATCGGCAGCGATGGCAGCCAAACGCTCTTTTACAAAGGCTGGCTCTTCAACCTGAATGGATTTTCCGTATGGCAAAAGATAATGTGGCAGGATCGAATGGACCATTTGCTCATCTACTTGAAAGATCACCTGTGCCTCGCTACGCTCGATCACAGTATGTCCGAGATACCAAT
The window above is part of the Brevibacillus antibioticus genome. Proteins encoded here:
- a CDS encoding DinB family protein, with protein sequence MKHEALRLYEYHVWANEKVFERLQEVPEGVSEQEVPSVLPTITQTLAHILKTDYVWLLAMKGESYEEVGLKVGVLLQELKGKNVHELRKRFAESAQQFRDFFGQISMEDTSPYTHPVLGTVHARYADIVQHVANHGTYHRGNISAMLRQMGHAGASSDYIFYLFETSAVEQEQ